The proteins below are encoded in one region of Struthio camelus isolate bStrCam1 chromosome 11, bStrCam1.hap1, whole genome shotgun sequence:
- the GLOD5 gene encoding glyoxalase domain-containing protein 5 produces the protein MSWKEKHISPPPCFIQRLDHLVLTVKSIEDTVAFYSKVLGMEVVTFKGNRKALCFGCQKFNLHEAGKEFEPKARYPVPGSADVCLITQKPLDQLLEHLKACGVKVEEGPVARTGAVGPITSVYFRDPDENLIEVSRYSTDTTGVTAVSRGEH, from the exons ATGTCCTGGAAGGAGAAGCACATAAGTCCACCCCCTTGTTTCATCCAGCGGCTGGACCACCTCGTGTTGACTGTGAAGAGCATTGAGGACACTGTAGCCTTTTATTCCAAAGTCCTGGGCATGGAGGTGGTCACTTTCAAG GGAAACCGCAAAGCTTTATGTTTTGGCTGCCAGAAGTTTAACCTCCATGAGGCTGGGAAGGAGTTCGAACCCAAGGCTCGATACCCAGTCCCCGGTTCTGCAGATGTTTGTCTTATCACACAGAAACCCCTGGACCAGCTGCTGGAACACCTGAAG GCCTGCGGAGTGAAGGTTGAAGAAGGTCCTGTGGCCAGAACTGGTGCCGTGGGTCCAATAACATCCGTCTACTTCCGAGACCCCGATGAGAACCTGATCGAGGTTTCTAGGTACAGCACAGATACGACAGGTGTGACTGCAGTTAGCAGAGGGGAACACTAA